The window AAGGCGATGGTTGCATCAAGATAGTCGGGTCCTGGCCCGCCGTTGCGTTTGCCCTGATGGAAAATCCGATATTGTCCCCCCAAGCCCCACACTGTCCGTCCAGCGCTACGCTCCCATTGGGCATAAAGGTCCGCCTCTCGTTCAGGACTTTCTTCAGTCTTGACCGGCTCACGCACTCGGGTCTCACTTTCAGGGCGTATCGAGCAGGGCCTGGATACTCGCGCGGGCACTTTGGAGGAGGAATTCACGATCAGCGTCTGTCAAATCCTTGGTTTCAATAGGTTGGCCAATGGTAACTCGAATAGGCGTGTGTGTCAAGCTCAGAGAGTTGGGCGGCACGGCCTCGAAGGCACCCTGCACAGCCACAGGGACGAGAGGCAATCGGCTGCGAAGCGCCAGGTGAAATACTCCTTTTTTAAAGGGGAGGAGCTGACCATCTCTGGTACGAGTACCCTCGGGGTACAGAATAAGGGAAATAGCTTTAGTGCTCAGGGCCAGCAAAGCGCGGTCAACCGAAAGCCGGGCTTGAACGCTATTCGAACGATCAACAGGTATGCTCCCCATAGCTTTCAGACTCCAGCCAAAAAAGAAAATGGAAAACAGCTCTTTTTTAGCCATGAACACTACTGTTCCAGGCAGTGATGCCAAGGCCAGCGGGATGTCCAGAGCGCTGGTGTGGTTACTCATATAGATATATTGCTGTCCTTTCCGGAGATACTCATAACCGCGGATAGTAATCTGTAATCCGGTGGACCAGAGAATCCAGCGGGCCCAGGCCCTAGGCCACCAGCCAATAAAGCGCTTGGAGCGATCCACCAACGCAGTGAGCATCGTGAAAGTGCCGAAGACCGTGGTAGCCGCCACAACATTTAAAATAACCCAGACCCGTCGTACCCACTTCATAGGACCGTTAGCCGCTCCTCACCATAATAAGGTACCAATGCCTCCGGCAATGCCACCATACCAGTGGGCTCCTGGAAGGTTTCGAGGAGGGCTACCAGCAGCCTTGGGGTGGCCACGCCTGAGCCGTTGAGGGTATGCACATAATCCAGTTTGCCGGCATCCTTTCTCCGGAAGCGGATATTGCCCCGTCGCGCCTGGAAGGCTTCGCAGTTGCTACAGCTGCTCACTTCCAGCCATTGGTCGGTTACCGGCGCGTAGACTTCCAGATCATAGCACTTGGCAGCCTGGAAGGCCAAGTCGCCGGTGCACAGTTCCACTACCCGGTAGGTTACTCCCAGCCGCCGCAAGACCTCCTCCGCATCAGCCCGTAAAGTTTCCAACTC of the Candidatus Neomarinimicrobiota bacterium genome contains:
- a CDS encoding lysophospholipid acyltransferase family protein, whose amino-acid sequence is MKWVRRVWVILNVVAATTVFGTFTMLTALVDRSKRFIGWWPRAWARWILWSTGLQITIRGYEYLRKGQQYIYMSNHTSALDIPLALASLPGTVVFMAKKELFSIFFFGWSLKAMGSIPVDRSNSVQARLSVDRALLALSTKAISLILYPEGTRTRDGQLLPFKKGVFHLALRSRLPLVPVAVQGAFEAVPPNSLSLTHTPIRVTIGQPIETKDLTDADREFLLQSARASIQALLDTP
- a CDS encoding aminoacyl--tRNA ligase-related protein, whose translation is LTEDDLPCKYAAFSACFRREAGSYGKETRGLLRVHQFNKVELVKFVHPDTSYDELETLRADAEEVLRRLGVTYRVVELCTGDLAFQAAKCYDLEVYAPVTDQWLEVSSCSNCEAFQARRGNIRFRRKDAGKLDYVHTLNGSGVATPRLLVALLETFQEPTGMVALPEALVPYYGEERLTVL